A genomic stretch from Psilocybe cubensis strain MGC-MH-2018 chromosome 1, whole genome shotgun sequence includes:
- a CDS encoding putative ATP-dependent helicase (putative ATP-dependent helicase C582.10c) codes for MHSRSNPPTEWRTQEGEDSPCTPSRRAGHRPVTPSNKFVRNPQLAYPSPSTPPRHGKIFRNDSLTPRNAPITPQRDIHGESHSSGAQSRAVNSHPVKQELAFNHLSTPPTTPIVRSSKPALEYTPVKGMYTSNPTPTSWPSPEPSPSSSRVTRSRQKIGDDRSQSLTVLSPGQPDSTASPALSRGKPSIKLEELEFEDSEIFSIPSSIRAPSTTRSLPRASQTFLPELARPTTRSQTRVAAPLPEVAKEAEQPLFVHNDSLFIFKNGQRLRSFQAIDLHFLIDREQGEKVCGTDEVNDIGYVIAYDMGCGKTAISIALIVCRPPPKDFKGAKATLVIVPSKGIMDHWVKEAQKFAPQLVVCFYDSYKANMSTNADIVLCTYTQVQRQYDAFAPDPDASPPKAQKPEKYWPLYKHGWFRVIADEAHQFRNPETKTAKAMWAIRKKHGLCLTGTPAQNSFLDYYPLIRFLEVTYEKLNSQIRYESLIYAKKQKGDPTTSARRLLDEIEGSFFIFRKKDDPTEDGKPLVPLPPRRDQYIYVELTYWERIAYQHVKDLPLSIFAKITHLRQACDHPVLVSEIVNSSIFGEEDDEECFSFSTRGIFHEEYASSRMLAMLNILTARKKGDKTIIFTHFTRLIRPITRALIHADIEWTEYTGNMSPQARRDALKEIQTDENCTVIIISIKAGGVGLNILACNSVILMDPWWNPYFEEQAIARVHRIGQKKDVEIYHLIVKNSLEEHIMETQKKKRQMIEGGRSDVKFEPKAELDAETMRSWLCETKAEQD; via the exons ATGCACTCTCGTTCTAATCCACCAACGGAGTGGCGCACACAAGAGGGTGAAGATTCTCCATGCACGCCGTCCAGACGAGCAGGACATCGA CCAGTCACTCCCTCCAACAAATTTGTGAGAAACCCTCAGCTCGCCTACCCATCACCTTCTACTCCCCCGCGACACGGAAAGATTTTC AGAAATGACAGTCTTACTCCCCGAAATGCTCCAATAACACCCCAAAGGGACATTCATGGAGAATCTCATTCCAGTGGCGCTCAATCCCGG GCTGTCAATTCTCATCCTGTCAAACAAGAACTGGCGTTTAATCATCTCTCAACGCCGCCGACTACACCCATCGTTCGTTCTAGTAAGCCTGCTTTAGAATATACCCCCGTGAAAGGAATGTACACCAGCAACCCAACCCCAACAAGCTGGCCTAGCCCTGAGCCGAGTCCATCCTCTTCCCGTGTAACACGCTCAAGGCAGAAAATTGGAGATGATCGCTCCCAAAGCCTCACCGTCCTTTCTCCAGGTCAACCTGATAGTACTGCTTCCCCCGCACTCTCCAGGGGAAAACCGTCCATTAAGTTGGAAGAGTTGGAATTTGAAGATTCGGAGATCTTCAGCATACCGAGTTCGATTCGGGCTCCTTCTACTACGCGTTCTTTACCAAGAGCATCTCAGACTTTTCTTCCAGAACTTGCTCGACCGACAACCCGGTCTCAAACTCGGGTTGCTGCGCCGCTGCCCGAGGTCGCAAAGGAAGCTGAACAACCGTTATTTGTGCACAATGATTCTCTTTTCATATTCAAAAATGGGCAAAGGCTTCGATCCTTTCAAGCAATTGATTTGCATTTTCTCATTGACCGGGAACAAGGCGAAAAGGTGTGTGGCACCGATGAAGTCAATGATATTGGGTATGTCATCGCATATGACATGGG GTGCGGTAAGACCGCAATCTCAATCGCGCTAATTGTGTGTCGTCCTCCCCCAAAAGATTTTAAGGGTGCCAAAGCAACACT GGTCATTGTACCATCAAAAGGTATAATGGACCATTGGGTGAAGGAAGCGCAGAAATTTGCTCCTCAATTAGTCGTTTGTTTTTACGATAGCTACAAGGCCAATATGT CAACAAATGCAGACATTGTT CTTTGTACTTATACCCAAGTGCAGCGTCAATATGACGCCTTCGCACCGGATCCAGATGCATCACCCCCAAAGGCTCAAAAACCAGAGAAATACTGGCCTCTCTACAAGCATGGTTGGTTTAGAGTTATAGCTG ATGAAGCTCATCAGTTCCGAAATCCGGAAACAAAGACGGCTAAAGCAATGTGGGCCATTCGGAAGAAGCACGGCCTTTGCCTTACTGGAACTCCTGCTCAG AATTCCTTTCTGGACTACTATCCCTTGATTAGGTTTCTTGAAGTAACCTACGAGAAACTCAACAGTCAAATTCGATACGAAAGCTTGATCTACGCAAAGAAGCAAAAGGGGGATCCCACCACTTCTGCAAGACGCTTATTAGAT GAAATAGAGGGctccttttttattttccgAAAGAAGGATGATCCGACTGAGGATGGAAAACCTTTAGTGCCCTTACCTCCTCGTAGAGATCAGTATATCTATGTGGAATTGACATACTGGGAACGCATCGCTTACCAGCACGTCAAAGATCTTCCCCTTAGTATTTTTGCTAAGATCACACACTTACGGCAAG CTTGTGATCACCCAGTTCTTGTGTCAGAAATTGTCAATTCTAGTATTTTTGGcgaggaagacgatgaaga GTGCTTCTCATTCTCAACACGGGGCATATTTCATGAGGAATATGCTTCATCAAGAATGTTAGCAATGCTAAATATTCTGACTGCGCGAAAAAAGGGCGACAAAACGATTATTTTC ACGCATTTCACAAGGCTTATCCGCCCAATCACTCGTGCGCTTATCCACGCTGATATAGAATGGACAGAAT ACACAGGCAACATGAGTCCACAGGCCCGACGGGACGCGTTAAAGGAGATCCAAACCGACGAAAACTGCACTGTCATTATCATTTCTATTAAGGCAGGTGGAGTAG GGCTTAATATTCTGGCTTGTAATTCTGTCATTCTCATGGACCCTTGGTGGAACCCATACTTTGAG GAGCAAGCTATTGCCCGTGTTCACCGCATTGGACAGAAAAAGGATGTGGAGATATATCACCTCATTGTAAAGAATAGTCTCGAGGAGCACATCATGGAG ACGCAAAAGAAGAAACGTCAGATGATAGAGGGTGGACGGTCCGACGTTAAATTTGAGCCTAAAGCTGAACTGGACGCCGAGACAATGCGTTCCTGGCTATGCGAAACAAAAGCCGAACAAGACTGA
- a CDS encoding Mannosyl-oligosaccharide 1,2-alpha-mannosidase, with protein sequence MTESTSDTSNGHSVVQDELKGTASSAKENLGKKKLAQQDTQPATFGRSAIVSVVLALLVYLYQTGTLNAYFGAPSSSVDTYAHLDGVASFRNSSQSAPVIAADIPKRDEVVKAFKHAWSAYERDAMGQDEYHPLSKKGTNLVDDGGIGYMIVDAIDTMQIMGLQDEYQRARDWVANNLTFDRDGHFNTFETTIRVLGGLLTAYHLSDEDPIFLEKAKDLADRMMPAFETPSGLPYSMVNLKLRKGVDDPNYPYLVSTAEASTLQLELRYLSFLTDDDTYWDKAEGVMKVIKATKLPSGLAPIYLSAETGQFLFSEIRLGSRGDSFYEYLLKQYLQTNKSEPAYLEMYQQTMDAIHTTLVKRGLNKGHVFTTEVLPERQADGQVQWRLSPKQDHLVCFLGGSLMLGATTTAASGSSVSVPPRPEELTPTGQKDWQLGHDLIETCVDTYDTKTGLSPEIAHFWTEEDRYIYDKERDWYIKGNTFPGQPSYDARYLLRPETVESLFIAYRLTGNPKYREYGWKIFQSIEKYCRIEDGGYASLLNVDNVNSIKMDKMETFFVSETLKYLYLLFSDASVLPLNQYVFNTEAHPLPIFTPSTRTGYF encoded by the exons ATGACAGAATCAACATCGGACACTAGCAATGGGCATTCTGTGGTCCAGGATGAACTCAAGGGTACAGCGTCGTCGGCTAAGGAAAACcttgggaagaagaaattaGCTCAGCAGGACACGCAGCCAGCGACGTTTGGAAGGTCCGCCATTGTGTCGGTGGTGCTGGCATTATTGGTGTATTTGTATCAG ACAGGCACACTCAATGCTTATTTCGGCGCCCCCTCGTCATCTGTGGACACATATGCGCACTTAGACGGCGTAGCCAGCTTCAGAAACTCTTCACAAAGTGCACCTGTAATAGCGGCTGACATTCCCAAACGAGATGAAGTCGTGAAGGCGTTTAAA CATGCATGGTCAGCTTATG AACGGGACGCGATGGGACAAGACGAATATCATCCTTTGTCGAAGAAAGGCACAAACCTGGTGGATGACGGAGGAATAGGCTATATGATTGTCGATGCCATAGACACTATGCAAATTATGGGTCTCCAGGACGAGTACCAGCGTGCACGGGACTGGGTTGCGAATAACCTCACCTTTGACAGGGATGGACACTTCAACACCTTCGAG ACCACAATTCGCGTTTTAGGTGGTCTGCTTACGGCATACCACCTCTCAGATGAGGATCCCATATTTTTGGAAAAGGCGAAAGACCTCGCAGACAGGATGATGCCCGCATTTGAGACGCCCTCCGGCCTACCGTACTCCATGGTCAACCTCAAACTGCGTAAGGGAGTGGATGACCCAAATTACCCATACCTAGTCAGCACCGCGGAGGCATCAACATTACAACTGGAACTCCGTTATCTGAGCTTCTTGACAGACGATGACACGTATTGGGATAAAGCTGAAGGA GTAATGAAGGTCATCAAGGCAACAAAACTGCCTTCCGGGCTGGCTCCCATATATCTGAG TGCAGAAACTGGTCAATTCTTGTTTTCAGAAATCCGATTAGGTTCAAGAGGAGACTCCTTCTATGAATATCTATT AAAGCAGTATTTGCAGACA AATAAATCAGAACCCGCATACCTTGAA ATGTACCAACAAACCATGGATGCCATACATACCACGCTTGTCAAGAGAGGTTTGAACAAGGGTCACGTCTTTACCACGGAGGTTCTGCCTGAACGTCAAGCAGATGGACAGGT ACAATGGAGACTCTCTCCCAAGCAAGACCATCTTGTGTGCTTCTTGGGCGGCTCTTTGATGCTTGGCGCGACCACAACTGCTGCCTCCGGATCCTCTGTGTCCGTCCCACCCCGTCCTGAAGAACTCACTCCGACAGGCCAAAAGGATTGGCAACTTGGGCACGATCTCATTGAGACTTGTGTAGATACATATGACACAAAAAC GGGTCTTTCTCCTGAGATCGCGCATTTCTGGACAGAAGAAGATCGTTACATCTACGATAAAGAGCGTGATTGGTATATCAAGGGTAACAC ATTCCCAGGGCAGCCCTCCTATGATGCTCGCTACCTCCTACG ACCAGAAACAGTTGAATCCCTTTTCATCGCGTACCGCCTCACAGGAAATCCCAAGTATCGAGAATACGGTTGGAAGATTTTCCAGTCAATAGAAAAATACTGCCGCATCGAGGATGGAGGATACGCTTCTCTTTTGAACGTTGATAACGTCAACTCAATCAAGATGGATAAAATGGAGACCTTCTTTGTG agcgAGACTTTGAAATACCTGTACCTTCTCTTCTCCGACGCTAGTGTGCTTCCCCTTAATC AATATGTCTTCAACACTGAG GCGCATCCGCTACCAATATTTACGCCATCGACACGAACGGGATACTTTTAA
- a CDS encoding Phosphatidylserine decarboxylase proenzyme 1, mitochondrial has product MEAFLFTWLGVIARRFVFLDVARDDHHEGVDSQDLFTPSVSSTKLTRGDKAQKDPSERRKLPVMIPARVIGRPGNTVIMLSSATGTKTSKTILTKGKKPLYAASKVINASCGSASSVFARCWVHSTNKTSALFKTVKNQGLRRAYSTKGGGAAEGAGGAPNGIPGSGLPLYRRLVNAWTETPTKWYPLPLAVGALLLVAIQYRKKVKRARQEVELNEDGLEVIKLKGPWHVHVIGALPLRNMSRLWGYLNSLELPVWFRPYGIRLYAYSFGCNLDEIDASDLREYPSLGAFFYRKLKDGARPVDDAILVSPADGTMLHFGTVQESRVEQVKGITYSLDALLGIERPGSPTSTIVPHNRDMSVVDDHEFAIVNGIEYSLEQLIGASTPSTPGTTTPTSEPASSSSSQTLLGTPTSESESAADDHVPKKFGDQIDASVGSERNIEETLVHDASVALQMGVKSEAAAAVQRRRSVTSGKHVRPGNKLFFSVIYLAPGDYHRFHSPTAWVVEKRRHFVGDLFSVSPWMAKRLENLFVLNERVALLGRWKHGFFGMVPVGATNVGSIKINFDQDLRTNLRGKRPPPGAYTEAVYSAASPILRGQPLTPAEEMGGFCLGSTIVLVFEAPSDFEFTVHPGQKVKVGQRLGDVVSKLETLQQAEDAASKVKTD; this is encoded by the exons ATGGAAGCGTTTCTTTTCACATGGCTCGGCGTCATTGCTCGAAGATTTGTATTCTTGGACGTCGCTCGAGATGATCATCATGAAGGCGTA GACTCTCAGGATCTCTTTACGCCGTCTGTATCGTCGACAAAGCTTACAAGGGGCGACAAGGCGCAGAAAGACCCCTCTGAGAGACGAAAATTGCCGGTGATGATACCAGCTCGCGTGATAGGCCGGCCAGGCAATACCGTAATTATGCTGAGCAGTGCAACAGGGACAAAGACCTC GAAAACCATCCTGACCAAGGGAAAGAAACCGTTGTATGCTGCGTCAAAAGTCATCAATGCATCGTGCGGCTCAGCTTCGTCAGTCTTTGCCCGTTGCTGGGTGCACAGCACGAACAAGACCTCAGCGCTCTTCAAAACAGTGAAGAATCAGGGGCTGAGGAGGGCGTATTCAACGAAAGGAGGCGGCGCAGCTGAGGGTGCTGGCGGTGCGCCCAACGGTATCCCTGGCTCAGGGCTGCCTCTGTATC GGAGACTCGTCAATGCGTGGACGGAGACGCCGACAAAATGGTACCCACTGCCCCTGGCAGTAGGGGCACTCCTGCTGGTCGCTATTCAATACAGGAAAAAGGTCAAGCGCGCACGCCAGGAGGTCGAGCTGAACGAGGACGGGCTAGAGGTCATCAAGCTGAAGGGCCCATGGCAC GTACACGTTATCGGCGCTCTGCCACTGCGCAACATGTCCCGCCTCTGGGGCTACCTCAACTCCCTCGAACTCCCGGTCTGGTTCCGCCCTTATGGTATCCGTCTTTATGCCTATTCATTTGGATGCAACCTCGATGAAATCGACGCTTCGGATCTGCGTGAATACCCCAGTCTTGGCGCATTCTTCTACAGGAAATTGAAAGACGGCGCGAGGCCTGTGGATGATGCTATTTTG GTAAGCCCTGCAGACGGGACAATGTTACATTTCGGCACTGTTCAAGAGTCGCGCGTCGAGCAAGTGAAAGGCATTACATACTCTCTGGATGCATTGCTGGGTATTGAGCGCCCTGGCTCACCAACGTCCACCATTGTCCCTCACAACCGTGACATGTCCGTCGTGGACGACCACGAGTTTGCAATTGTCAATGGAATCGAATACAGTCTGGAACAACTCATTGGAGCCTCAACGCCCTCGACGCCTGGGACCACTACGCCTACCTCGGAGCCagcatcttcgtcgtcatcacaGACATTGCTTGGCACGCCCACTTCTGAGTCCGAAAGTGCAGCAGATGATCATGTCCCTAAGAAATTCGGAGATCAAATCGACGCATCAGTTGGCTCGGAGCGCAACATCGAGGAGACCCTAGTGCACGATGCCTCCGTCGCTCTCCAGATGGGCGTGAAATccgaagctgctgctgccgttCAGCGCAGACGAAGCGTCACTTCGGGTAAACATGTCAGGCCAGGCAATAAGTTGTTTTTCTCTGTCATCTATCTGGCACCGGGAGACTATCATCGGTTCCACAGCCCCACTGCTTGGGTTGTGGAGAAGAGGAGACACTTTGTTG GCGACTTGTTTTCGGTATCTCCTTGGATGGCTAAGCGCCTCGAGAACTTGTTTGTGCTCAACGAGCGCGTCGCTCTTCTTGGAAGATGGAAACATGGATTCTTCGGAATGGTTCCTGTCGGAGCCACGAACGTTGGTAGCATTAAGATTAACTTTGATCAG GACCTACGAACAAACCTCCGTGGCAAGCGTCCTCCTCCCGGTGCATACACTGAAGCCGTCTACTCCGCTGCTTCTCCCATCCTGCGCGGCCAGCCCCTGACACCCGCGGAAGAGATGGGTGGATTCTGCCTCGGCAGCACCATTGTGCTTGTATTCGAGGCTCCCAGCGACTTTGAGTTCACTGTGCACCCTGGTCAGAAAGTGAAGGTCGGGCAGAGGTTGGGCGATGTCGTAAGCAAGCTCGAGACGCTCCAGCAAGCCGAGGACGCTGCCTCCAAGGTCAAAACTGATTAG
- a CDS encoding Vacuolar calcium ion transporter: MPPSETTPLLPAGQTQSSPSFYFLRSYFNILLVFIPLVTLAHRLDWSADLRLVFGLLALVPLPGLVRGSTKQVSVLLHPIAAIIFDTSFVDLVEIIVNVVALIRDDVLLIRAFILGSVLANILFVLGCAFVAEDPKQNSRLQGRKRLVIPAAYSATLDDTSNTGGLLIIHRGTAIVLLGAYFAFLYFQNQDGREGVVEWGDRDWVSGRIRETNGGPDATVKNAIFGAISSEQLSVLGVVTYFCSKYLIISIQDFSTEYEASKTLIGLILLPLIVNLTKHIGSVRVAVEDEMELTIMYCVGSSIRIANFVAPLLIIGSWVSGHTFTFSFANFETVVLFVSVVLVNTLIQLIGLYFIILLAFGMSPGSA, from the exons ATGCCACCGTCTGAGACGACCCCGTTGCTCCCAGCAGGCCAGACCCAATCGTCGCCATCTTTCTACTTCCTTCGCTCCTATTTCAACATTCTTTTGGTTTTTATTCCGTTGGTTACTCTCGCCCACCGTCTCGACTGGAGCGCCGATTTACGCTTAGTCTTTGGATTGCTTGCACTTGTGCCTCTGCCAGGA CTTGTTCGAGGTTCGACAAAGCAAGTGTCGGTTCTTCTCCACCCGATAGCCGCTATAATATTCGACACATCTTTTGTGGATCTTGTTGAGATAATTGTCAATGTGGTAGCCCTAATTAGAG ACGATGTACTGCTAATTCGGGCGTTT ATTCTCGGTTCAGTACTTGCCAATATCTTGTTTGTGTTGGGATGTGCTTTCGTCGCTG AAGATCCGAAACAAAATTCCAGGCTACAAGGGCGCAAGC GATTGGTTATTCCTGCTGCATATTCGGCTACATTGGATG ATACCTCCAACACCGGCGGACTCCTTATTATTCACAGAGGAACAGCGATTGTACTACTAGGGGCATATTTTGCCTTCCTGTACTTCCAG AATCAAGATGGAAGGGAGGGTGTTGTGGAGTGGGGTGACCGCGACTGGGTTTCTGGTCGTATTAGAGAGACTAATGGAGGGCCCGATGCGACTGTTAAGAATGCCATTTTCGGAGCCATATCGTCAGAACA GCTATCGGTCCTCGGGGTTGTAACATACTTCTGTTCGAAGTACT TGATAATCTCTATCCAGGACTTTTCAACAGAATATGAAGCATCGAAAACTTTGATTGGGTTGATTCTGCTACCTCTCATT GTAAACCTAACAAAACACATTGGCTCTGTTCGCGTTGCTGTTGAGGATGAAATGGAGTTGACCATCATGTACTGCGTCGGGAGCTCTATT CGCATCGCAAACTTTGTCGCGCCGTTGTTGATTATTGGCAGCTGGGT GTCAGGCCACACCTTCACGTTCTCCTTTGCTAACTTTGAGACTGTTGTCCTGTTCGTGTCGGTCGTTTTGGTCAATACCTTGATCCA GTTGATAGGCTTGTATTTCATCATACTCCTAGCAT TCGGAATGTCTCCTGGGTCAGCATAA
- a CDS encoding Mediator of RNA polymerase II transcription subunit 21 yields the protein MLQELSHMDRITQLQDEIQQLLMIMSNTIAYLTSRSNFVQVSPEIPITKQRNPEKFDPPDVFEANQKELVTDLIVKAKQIEFLINSLPEPEPEEEQAHRLQILEDEMTQANAEYIRAVNRAKDLHAQISDVLKMMLDETDTLTTEEETKPGVG from the exons ATGCTGCAGGAACTATCGCATATGGACAGGATAACCCAGCTGCAAGATGAGATACAACAG CTTCTCATGATTATGTCGAATACCATCGCATACCTCACTTCGCGGTCCAATTTTGTCCAAGTCAGCCCAGAGATTCCCATCACGAAGCAAAGAAACCCTGAAAAATTCGATCCTCCTGATGTATTCGAAG CAAACCAAAAGGAACTAGTCACAGACCTTATtgtcaaagcaaagcaaattGAATTCTTAATTAATTCATtgccagagccagagccagaagaGGAACAG GCCCATCGTCTCCAGATACTGGAGGACGAAATGACACAGGCTAATGCAGAATATATTCGCGCCGTCAATCGAGCTA AGGATCTTCACGCTCAAATATCCGACGTTCTCAAGATGATGTTGGACGAGACGGATACACTCACAACGGAGGAAGAAACTAAACCGGGCGTTGGTTAG
- a CDS encoding Replication termination factor 2 — MGNDGGSIPDRRDLVRNKPKAEQADKANQTKARWFYCALSKRKLQEPVVSCALGKLYNKDAIIEYLLDKSAYGDGEEICGHIRSLKDVKTLTLAPNPAPASSDASADSTDRPQFVCPLTLKEMNGVQPFIYISTCGCVFSQAGFKTVTAAGSPKEKDSTPPKGEEKGDSSLNLCPQCAKKYADDDIIQLNPSPEEEQALRFALERKRLLEPSKKKSKKRKNDASPEESEPPTKKPALPGPSLNPAIAGASRAVVNELAKEEAKRKANMSAAVKSLYGDGTKRKETFMTMGTFTRYA, encoded by the exons ATGGGTAATGATGGAGGAAGCATCCCTGACAGAAGAGACCTGGTGAGGAACAAGCCCAAG GCTGAACAGGCCGACAAGGCAAACCAAACCAAGGCCCGATGGTTCTATTGTGCTTTATCCAAG CGAAAGCTGCAAGAACCTGTTGTTTCCTGCGCTCTTGGCAAACTCTACAACAAAGATGCCATAATAGAATATCTTCTGGACAAGTCGGCGTATGGAGATGGCGAGGAGATTTGTGGACATATCAGGTCGTTAAAA GATGTCAAGACTCTAACACTTGCGCCTAACCCGGCACCTGCTTCGTCCGACGCCTCTGCTGACTCAACAGACCGACCTCAATTCGTATGCCCTTTGACGCTCAAAGAGATGAATGGTGTTCAGCCATTCATTTACATCTCGACCTGCGGCTGTGTTTTCTCTCAAGCGGGCTTTAAGACAGTCACCGCGGCTGGTTCACCGAAGGAGAAAGATTCGACACCTCCtaaaggagaagaaaagggaGACTCGTCGCTCAACCTCTGTCCCCAATGTGCTAAGAAGTATGCAGACGACGACATCATTCAGCTCAATCCGTCGCCTGAGGAAGAGCAGGCCCTGCGATTTGCTCTTGAGCGTAAGCGATTACTTGAGCCGTCCAAGAAGAAGtcgaaaaagagaaagaacgATGCTTCGCCTGAAGAAAGTGAACCTCCAACGAAAAAACCAGCTCTCCCAGGTCCGAGTCTCAACCCTGCTATTGCGGGTGCGAGCCGCGCGGTGGTGAATGAGCTTGCGAAAGAGGAGGCAAAGCGGAAGGCCAATATGAGTGCCGCTGTGAAGAGCTTATATGGGGATGGGACAAAGCGGAAGGAGACGTTCATGACGATGGGGACATTTACGAGG TATGCGTAA